A genomic stretch from Gardnerella leopoldii includes:
- a CDS encoding methionine ABC transporter permease, with product MLEAATQFFNDYGDLLIEGVQDTLVMTSVATLFAYLIGLPVGVLLITSNKKGICPNAPINAVLGWIVNIVRSVPFIILLVAIIPFTRLIVGTSLGVPGAIVPLVITAAPFVARVVEQSLAEVDGSLIEAAQSFGASKLQIVCKVLLWEALPSLIRGAALTFITLFGFSAMAGTVGAGGLGDIAIRYGYQRYQYDVMTVAVILCIILVQIVQSLGDFISRAINHHER from the coding sequence ATGTTAGAAGCTGCTACACAATTTTTTAACGACTACGGTGACTTACTTATTGAAGGCGTGCAAGACACACTCGTAATGACATCAGTTGCAACACTTTTTGCATACCTTATTGGACTTCCAGTTGGCGTACTTCTCATTACATCAAACAAAAAAGGTATTTGCCCTAACGCGCCAATTAACGCAGTTCTAGGCTGGATTGTTAACATCGTGCGTTCTGTGCCGTTTATTATTTTATTAGTTGCAATAATTCCTTTTACTCGTCTCATAGTTGGCACTTCTTTGGGAGTTCCTGGAGCTATTGTGCCACTGGTAATTACTGCTGCACCATTCGTTGCTAGAGTAGTTGAACAATCTTTAGCCGAAGTTGACGGAAGCTTAATTGAAGCAGCACAAAGCTTTGGAGCAAGCAAATTGCAAATTGTTTGCAAAGTGTTGCTGTGGGAAGCTTTACCTTCGCTAATTCGCGGAGCTGCGCTTACATTTATTACGCTTTTTGGATTCTCCGCAATGGCTGGAACAGTTGGCGCAGGCGGACTCGGAGATATTGCAATACGATACGGATACCAGCGCTATCAATACGATGTGATGACAGTGGCTGTTATTCTTTGCATTATCCTCGTGCAGATTGTGCAAAGCTTGGGAGATTTTATTTCACGCGCAATCAATCATCACGAACGCTAA
- the pflB gene encoding formate C-acetyltransferase, with protein sequence MTSVDAPVLSEEDLRTEAWNGFTDGNWKKDIDVRDFILKNYTPYEGDESFLANATEKTKHMWKYLDDNYLAVERERRVYDVETHIPAGIDAMPAGYIESPEVDNVIVGLQTDEPCKRAMMPNGGWRMVEQAIKEAGKEVDPQIKKIFTVYRKTHNDGVFGVYTKNIKIARHNKILTGLPDAYGRGRIIGDYRRVALYGVNMLIEFKKRDKDSIPYRNDFTETEIEHWIRFREEHDEQIKALKQLINLGNEYGLDLTRPAKTAKEAVQWTYMGYLASVKSQDGAAMSFGRVSAFFDCYFERDLKAGLINETDAQEIIDALVMKLRIVRFLRTKDYDAIFSGDPYWATWSDAGFSEDGRTFVTKTSFRLLNTLTLEHLGPGPEPNITIFWDPKLPEAYKRFCARISIDTSAIQYESDKDIREHWGDDAAIACCVSPMRVGKQMQFFAARVNSAKALLYAINGGRDEMTGMQVIDKGVIDPIKPEADGTLDYEKVKANYEKALEWLSETYIEALNIIHYMHDKYAYESIEMALHDKEVYRTLGCGMSGLSIAADSLAALKYAKVYPIYNKDAKTTEGHEYEYIEGGDDDLIVGYKTVGEFPIYGNDDDRADDLAKWVVSTVMGQVKRLPVYRNAVPTQSILTITSNVEYGKNTGSFPSGHKKGTPYAPGANPENGMDSHGMLPSMFSVGKIDYDDALDGISLTNTITPDGLGRDEDERISNLVGILDAGNGHGLYHANINVLRKEQLEDAVEHPEKYPHLTVRVSGYAVNFVKLTKEQQLDVISRTFHQGSVTD encoded by the coding sequence ATGACATCAGTTGATGCACCAGTTCTCAGTGAAGAGGATCTTCGTACCGAAGCGTGGAATGGTTTTACTGACGGCAATTGGAAGAAAGACATTGACGTACGCGACTTTATATTAAAGAACTATACGCCATATGAAGGTGACGAAAGCTTCTTGGCAAATGCCACTGAAAAAACGAAGCACATGTGGAAGTATCTCGACGACAACTACTTGGCTGTTGAACGTGAACGTCGTGTTTATGATGTTGAAACTCATATCCCAGCAGGCATTGATGCAATGCCAGCAGGCTACATTGAAAGCCCAGAAGTAGATAACGTAATCGTCGGTTTGCAAACTGATGAGCCTTGCAAGCGCGCTATGATGCCAAATGGCGGTTGGCGCATGGTTGAGCAGGCTATTAAAGAAGCTGGCAAGGAAGTAGATCCTCAAATCAAGAAGATCTTCACCGTCTACCGCAAGACTCATAACGATGGTGTATTTGGCGTTTACACCAAGAATATTAAGATTGCTCGCCACAACAAGATTTTGACCGGTTTGCCAGATGCTTACGGCCGCGGTCGTATTATTGGCGATTATCGTCGTGTGGCTCTTTACGGCGTGAACATGCTTATTGAGTTCAAGAAGCGCGACAAGGATTCGATTCCATACCGTAACGATTTTACCGAGACTGAAATTGAGCATTGGATTCGCTTCCGCGAAGAGCATGACGAGCAGATTAAGGCTTTGAAGCAGCTTATTAACTTGGGTAACGAGTACGGTTTGGATTTGACTCGTCCAGCTAAGACCGCTAAGGAAGCTGTTCAGTGGACTTACATGGGCTATCTTGCTTCTGTTAAGAGCCAGGATGGCGCTGCAATGAGCTTCGGTCGCGTTTCTGCATTCTTTGATTGCTACTTTGAGCGCGATTTGAAGGCAGGTTTAATTAACGAAACCGACGCTCAGGAAATTATTGATGCTCTTGTTATGAAGCTTCGTATTGTGCGCTTCTTGCGTACTAAGGATTACGACGCAATCTTCTCTGGTGATCCTTACTGGGCAACTTGGTCCGATGCAGGCTTCAGCGAGGACGGTCGCACTTTCGTAACCAAGACTTCGTTCCGTTTGCTCAACACTTTGACTCTTGAGCATTTGGGACCTGGTCCTGAGCCAAATATCACTATTTTCTGGGATCCAAAGCTTCCAGAAGCTTATAAGCGTTTCTGCGCACGAATTTCTATCGACACTTCTGCAATCCAGTACGAGTCCGATAAAGACATTCGTGAGCACTGGGGTGATGACGCTGCTATTGCTTGCTGCGTTTCTCCAATGCGCGTCGGTAAGCAAATGCAGTTCTTCGCTGCTCGCGTGAACTCTGCAAAAGCTTTGCTTTACGCAATCAACGGCGGTCGCGATGAAATGACCGGTATGCAGGTTATTGATAAGGGTGTTATTGACCCAATCAAGCCAGAAGCTGACGGTACTCTCGACTACGAGAAAGTTAAGGCTAACTACGAGAAGGCTTTGGAATGGCTTTCCGAAACCTATATTGAGGCTTTGAATATCATCCACTACATGCACGATAAGTACGCTTACGAGTCCATCGAAATGGCTTTGCATGATAAGGAAGTTTATCGTACGCTTGGTTGCGGCATGTCCGGTTTGTCTATTGCTGCAGATTCCTTGGCTGCTTTGAAGTATGCAAAGGTTTACCCAATCTACAACAAGGATGCTAAGACAACTGAAGGCCACGAGTACGAGTACATTGAGGGTGGCGACGACGACTTAATCGTTGGCTACAAGACTGTTGGCGAGTTCCCAATTTACGGTAACGACGACGATCGTGCAGACGACTTAGCTAAGTGGGTTGTGAGCACTGTTATGGGTCAGGTAAAGCGTTTGCCTGTGTACCGTAATGCTGTACCAACTCAGTCCATTTTGACTATCACTTCTAACGTTGAGTATGGCAAGAACACTGGTTCCTTCCCATCCGGTCACAAGAAGGGTACTCCGTACGCTCCAGGCGCAAACCCAGAAAACGGCATGGATTCGCACGGCATGCTTCCTTCGATGTTCTCCGTTGGAAAGATTGATTACGACGATGCTCTTGACGGCATTTCGCTTACGAACACCATTACTCCTGATGGTTTAGGTCGTGACGAAGACGAGCGCATCAGCAACTTGGTTGGCATTTTGGATGCTGGCAACGGTCACGGTTTGTACCACGCGAACATCAACGTGTTGCGTAAGGAACAGCTTGAAGATGCTGTTGAGCACCCAGAAAAGTATCCGCATTTGACGGTTCGAGTTTCCGGCTATGCAGTGAACTTCGTGAAGCTCACTAAGGAGCAGCAGCTCGACGTTATTTCTCGTACATTCCACCAGGGTTCAGTTACTGACTGA
- a CDS encoding methionine ABC transporter ATP-binding protein, whose protein sequence is MIQIEHLHKSYGKGSKANEALHDINLTIESGEVFGILGSSGAGKSSLVRCMNLLERPTSGKIIIDGNDISEVKDKELAKVRTNIGMIFQNFSLFQQRTVLRNVTFPLELNHTAKKEREERANYLLDLVGLKDFANRYPSQLSGGQQQRVAIARALANNPSIMLCDEATSALDSTTTAQILDLLRRINRELNVTLVIITHSLAVARNICDRVAMIDGGRIVELGDTDTLFANPQSDILRTLIADEKQENHRAKTTNTLANEATDAQTNALTNEVK, encoded by the coding sequence ATGATTCAGATCGAACATCTTCACAAAAGCTACGGCAAAGGTAGCAAAGCGAATGAAGCATTACACGACATTAATCTGACTATTGAATCGGGAGAAGTATTCGGAATCCTTGGTTCTTCTGGTGCAGGAAAGTCTTCGCTAGTTCGTTGCATGAATCTGCTTGAGCGACCAACTTCTGGCAAAATTATTATTGACGGAAATGATATTAGCGAAGTAAAAGATAAAGAACTTGCAAAAGTACGCACTAATATTGGCATGATTTTCCAGAATTTTAGCCTTTTCCAGCAACGTACAGTATTGCGAAACGTCACTTTCCCATTAGAGTTAAATCACACTGCAAAAAAGGAACGAGAAGAACGCGCAAACTACTTGCTTGACTTAGTTGGTTTAAAAGATTTTGCAAACCGCTACCCTAGCCAACTTTCAGGCGGACAGCAGCAGCGCGTAGCAATTGCACGAGCATTGGCGAATAATCCGTCGATTATGCTTTGCGATGAAGCAACAAGCGCACTGGACTCCACAACTACTGCGCAAATCCTTGATTTATTGCGCCGAATTAACCGCGAACTCAACGTAACACTTGTTATTATTACACATTCGCTGGCTGTAGCACGAAATATTTGCGACCGAGTTGCAATGATTGATGGCGGACGCATTGTGGAATTAGGTGACACGGATACGCTTTTTGCAAATCCACAAAGCGATATTTTGCGAACTCTTATTGCAGATGAAAAACAAGAAAATCATCGTGCTAAAACTACAAACACGCTTGCAAACGAGGCAACAGACGCACAAACAAACGCGCTTACCAATGAGGTGAAATAA
- a CDS encoding MetQ/NlpA family ABC transporter substrate-binding protein translates to MRKIKVIASITALAALATFTLSGCGSSKAGAKDDKTITVAASPTPHSEILNKVVKPILQKEGYKLVVKEFTDYVQPNTATEEGEVDANYYQHLPYLDNFNKEKGTHLVSVGGIHFEPFGLYPGKTKTIKALANGATVAVPNDPTNEARALLLLQDAGLIKLKNPKDINATTKDITENPKNLKFKELEAATVPTAIKDVDLAAMNGNYAIQAGFNPTKDPLTSEKVGGIAAKTYENIIVVKKGSEKFAKIKALLKALKTSEVRDYITKTYKGAVLPVF, encoded by the coding sequence ATGCGAAAAATTAAAGTTATTGCATCAATTACAGCACTGGCAGCATTAGCGACTTTCACTTTAAGTGGCTGCGGTAGCTCAAAAGCAGGCGCGAAGGATGACAAAACTATTACTGTTGCTGCTTCGCCTACTCCGCATTCTGAAATCTTAAATAAGGTTGTAAAGCCAATCTTGCAAAAAGAAGGCTACAAGCTAGTAGTAAAGGAATTTACTGACTACGTGCAGCCAAATACAGCTACTGAAGAAGGCGAAGTTGACGCAAACTACTATCAGCATTTGCCTTATCTTGACAACTTTAATAAGGAAAAGGGAACTCACCTTGTTTCAGTAGGTGGAATTCATTTTGAACCATTTGGATTGTATCCAGGAAAAACCAAGACGATTAAAGCATTAGCAAATGGCGCAACTGTTGCAGTTCCAAATGATCCTACTAATGAGGCTCGCGCATTGCTTCTTTTGCAAGATGCTGGATTGATTAAGTTGAAGAATCCAAAGGATATTAACGCTACTACAAAAGATATTACTGAGAATCCTAAGAATTTGAAGTTTAAAGAACTTGAAGCGGCAACAGTTCCTACTGCCATTAAGGATGTGGATCTTGCTGCCATGAATGGCAATTACGCTATTCAAGCTGGTTTTAACCCAACTAAAGACCCACTTACTTCAGAAAAAGTTGGTGGCATTGCGGCTAAAACTTATGAAAATATTATTGTAGTAAAGAAGGGCTCTGAAAAGTTTGCAAAAATCAAAGCCTTACTCAAAGCTTTGAAGACAAGCGAAGTGCGCGACTATATTACTAAAACTTACAAAGGCGCTGTGCTTCCTGTTTTCTAA
- a CDS encoding NAD+ synthase, which yields MSFLRLALAQIDTCVGNIDSNVEKVLKYAARAKQSGARMVVFPEMTLTGYPIEDLALRATFRTAAQKAADLLASKLSEEGLGELYVVVGTVGFDESAGKPRNRLLVLHEGKSVLQYDKHFLPNYGVFDEFRIFSSGNKCELLEVDGIRLGFAICEDIWQDGGPVARLAKLGIDALVTMNGSPYEEGKTHVRLSLAQKRAVEVNAPVVYVNQVGGQDDLVFDGGSFVVDSDGTLLERSAMFAEDLSFVDFDNSLKKQKVSSIAPKLDADEEVYCACVVGLRDYMRKNGFKGVCLGLSGGIDSALVATMAADACGGANVYGISMPSMYSSDGSKDDARDLAERIGAHYDVQPIEPLFKAFQSQLSLEGVAAENLQARVRGVIVMAYSNSRGVLALATGNKSELACGYSTIYGDAVGGYAPIKDLLKTRVWALSRWRNRAANAGVGIGMLPIVGYEDSQKAKAPQDGVLIPVNSIIKPPSAELRPGQKDSDSLPEYDLLDRVLEAHIELAHGRADLLEDGFDEHTVDTVMRLVDRAEWKRRQYPLGPKVSAIAFGRDRRMPVTTAFRE from the coding sequence ATGAGTTTTTTGCGATTGGCGTTAGCGCAGATAGATACCTGCGTTGGGAATATTGATAGCAACGTTGAAAAAGTTTTGAAGTATGCTGCGCGCGCAAAGCAGTCGGGTGCTCGCATGGTTGTATTTCCTGAGATGACTTTGACTGGGTATCCTATTGAAGACCTCGCCTTGCGTGCCACGTTCCGCACAGCTGCACAAAAAGCTGCAGACTTGCTTGCATCAAAACTTTCAGAAGAAGGCTTGGGGGAGCTTTACGTAGTAGTTGGAACTGTTGGCTTTGACGAGTCTGCTGGAAAGCCTCGAAACAGGCTTCTCGTATTGCATGAAGGCAAATCTGTGTTGCAATACGACAAGCATTTCTTGCCAAATTATGGTGTTTTTGACGAGTTTCGTATTTTCTCTTCTGGCAATAAGTGTGAGCTGCTGGAAGTAGATGGAATACGTCTAGGTTTTGCTATTTGCGAAGATATTTGGCAAGACGGCGGTCCTGTTGCGCGTTTGGCAAAACTTGGTATCGATGCGCTAGTAACTATGAACGGTTCTCCATATGAGGAAGGTAAAACTCATGTGCGCTTGAGTTTGGCTCAAAAGCGCGCTGTTGAAGTCAATGCGCCGGTTGTGTATGTGAACCAGGTCGGTGGTCAAGATGATTTGGTTTTTGACGGTGGAAGTTTTGTTGTTGATTCTGACGGAACTTTGCTTGAACGCTCGGCAATGTTTGCTGAAGATTTGTCGTTTGTTGATTTTGATAACTCGCTGAAAAAGCAGAAAGTTTCAAGCATTGCTCCAAAACTTGACGCAGATGAAGAAGTGTATTGTGCGTGTGTTGTAGGTCTTAGAGATTACATGCGTAAGAATGGTTTTAAGGGCGTGTGCTTAGGACTTTCTGGAGGAATTGATTCTGCCTTAGTAGCTACTATGGCTGCCGATGCTTGCGGTGGAGCAAATGTGTATGGCATTTCTATGCCAAGCATGTACTCTTCGGACGGTTCTAAAGACGATGCGCGCGATTTAGCAGAGCGAATTGGCGCTCACTACGATGTGCAACCAATTGAACCGCTTTTTAAAGCTTTCCAATCACAACTTTCCTTAGAAGGAGTTGCTGCGGAAAACTTGCAAGCTCGCGTTCGTGGCGTAATCGTAATGGCATATTCAAATTCGCGCGGTGTTTTGGCGCTCGCAACTGGTAATAAATCGGAGCTTGCTTGCGGATATTCTACTATCTATGGCGATGCGGTAGGAGGGTATGCTCCTATTAAGGATTTGCTTAAGACGCGCGTTTGGGCACTTTCTCGTTGGAGGAATCGCGCTGCGAATGCTGGAGTAGGTATTGGTATGCTGCCAATTGTTGGATATGAGGATTCTCAGAAAGCGAAAGCTCCGCAAGATGGCGTGCTTATTCCTGTTAATTCTATTATTAAGCCTCCGAGTGCAGAGTTGCGTCCAGGGCAAAAGGATTCTGATTCTTTACCTGAGTACGATTTGCTTGATCGCGTTTTAGAGGCTCATATTGAGCTTGCTCATGGTAGAGCGGATTTGCTTGAAGATGGTTTTGACGAGCATACTGTTGACACGGTTATGCGTTTAGTTGATCGCGCAGAATGGAAGCGCAGGCAGTATCCACTTGGACCAAAAGTAAGTGCTATTGCTTTTGGCAGGGATCGCAGAATGCCTGTTACCACAGCTTTTCGTGAATAA
- the pflA gene encoding pyruvate formate-lyase-activating protein — protein MAENTAFRTTTQHMLKESKEYARQTLMGGLSGFESPIGLDRKDRLVALKTGDIGFVHSWDINTSVDGPGTRMTVFMSGCPLRCQYCQNPDTWKMRDGKPVYLDAMIKKVDRYQSLFKATGGGITFSGGESMMQPAFVSRVFRAAKEMGVHTCLDTSGFLNRNYTDEMIEDIDLCLLDVKSGTEETYKKVTGGLLQPTIDFGQRLAKAGKKIWVRFVLVPGLTDSEENVEKVAEICDSFGDAVEHIDVLGFHQLGRPKWHELRIPYPLENQKGPSRALKERVVNQFKDHGFVVY, from the coding sequence ATGGCTGAAAACACAGCGTTTCGTACCACAACTCAGCATATGTTGAAGGAGTCAAAAGAGTATGCTCGCCAAACTTTAATGGGTGGACTTTCCGGCTTTGAATCTCCAATTGGATTAGACAGAAAAGATCGCCTTGTAGCTCTTAAAACTGGCGATATTGGATTTGTGCATTCGTGGGATATTAACACTTCTGTTGATGGTCCTGGTACTCGTATGACAGTGTTTATGAGTGGCTGCCCGCTGCGCTGCCAGTATTGCCAGAATCCTGATACTTGGAAAATGCGCGACGGAAAGCCAGTCTATTTAGATGCGATGATTAAAAAAGTTGACCGTTATCAAAGTCTTTTTAAAGCAACAGGCGGTGGGATCACTTTTTCTGGCGGCGAATCCATGATGCAGCCGGCTTTTGTATCTAGAGTTTTTCGTGCTGCAAAAGAGATGGGCGTTCATACTTGCTTGGACACTTCCGGATTTTTGAATCGCAATTATACGGATGAAATGATTGAAGACATTGATCTTTGCCTTCTTGACGTTAAATCCGGAACTGAAGAAACGTATAAAAAAGTAACTGGCGGCTTACTTCAGCCAACTATTGACTTTGGTCAGCGATTGGCGAAGGCTGGTAAGAAGATTTGGGTGCGTTTTGTGCTCGTTCCAGGTTTGACAGACAGCGAAGAAAATGTTGAAAAAGTTGCTGAGATTTGCGATTCGTTTGGTGATGCTGTTGAGCATATTGACGTGCTTGGCTTCCATCAACTAGGTCGTCCAAAGTGGCATGAGCTTCGAATTCCGTACCCTCTTGAGAATCAAAAAGGACCTTCTAGAGCACTTAAAGAGCGAGTTGTAAACCAGTTCAAAGACCACGGTTTTGTTGTGTACTAG